The stretch of DNA TGTGCGCGCGCCGTGGACCGTCCGGCTGTCGGTATCAGGCGGCCGACCAGGATCAATGCGAGGGGCGATGAACTACTACGGCACTGAGAAACAGCAACGTCTCCAGCGGCAAAGTGACGAGGCGCAGTCGATGATTGCGGCGACGCCCGGCCTTGTGCAGGCGGGAAGGTTCTTCTCCGTCGATGACATCGACCGCATCGACTGGGCTTTTGTCGAAGACCGCCTCGCGAGCGACGGTGTGTTCGGATTTCGCATGATGCCGACCACTCGGATCGAGGAAATCCGCGAGCAGCTGGGATCGTCCTATCGGCTCGACATGTGGAGCGTCTTTAGCGCCGATCGAGACACGGCAATCGCCGCCTGCACGTCAATTTTGGAAGCTGATCTGCCCGATGGCCTGACACACGTCGACCTGACCGATCACTCCCCAGACGAGGCGATCAGGCTTATTCAAACCTGCATGGCTGAAAATGGCATCGCGCCGTTCTCCGGCGCGATGCTGATCGGCAAGGTGGTGCCCGCAGCCACGATCGCGTTCGCCGATGTCGATGGCCACATCGCCGCAACGGCACATGCGAACATGGCCTTCAATTCCCACAGCAGACATCGAAGCACCGCGTGGGTGGGGCTGATCACGG from Rhizobium sp. 007 encodes:
- a CDS encoding GNAT family N-acetyltransferase produces the protein MNYYGTEKQQRLQRQSDEAQSMIAATPGLVQAGRFFSVDDIDRIDWAFVEDRLASDGVFGFRMMPTTRIEEIREQLGSSYRLDMWSVFSADRDTAIAACTSILEADLPDGLTHVDLTDHSPDEAIRLIQTCMAENGIAPFSGAMLIGKVVPAATIAFADVDGHIAATAHANMAFNSHSRHRSTAWVGLITVAAQRRGRGLGRSINALAIMAAVEGLGANAVVEFVHADNTVSRRMVESCGLRLDPALVCGLAVPTVDARFTT